Within Lolium rigidum isolate FL_2022 chromosome 5, APGP_CSIRO_Lrig_0.1, whole genome shotgun sequence, the genomic segment GGGAACAGCTGGGCATAAAAGTTCACATTATAGCAGAACAGTTATCGTTTTGTGTACATTCAACCACCCATACAGCATTCATCCGTGACTAACAGTGTGATAAGTGATAACAGTACAAAGATTGAGTTGCAAAGACATGTCAAAACTCGACATCATTTTAACATGCCTATATATTACAGTCATTTCTCCAGCCGCCTGCTGCTTCGGCCAGCCCAATGGAAGCATTCATGACTGCAAAACAGTGAAGAAAATAGCATTTGTTAGTGTCATGCACCGTTTCTGAACATCGAAGTCAAAATGCATCTATGCTAACCATATGAAAAATCTTGAATAACTAAAACCCCCAAAATGTAAGCACTAGAGACAAGGTGACAAAATGAGAAGTGACCCGAAAAAATTGGCTTGACTTAAAATGCCAATCAGGAGAGTGAAAGATAGAAACCTTGCTGGCTATGTTGCTGGAGAGCCAGTCCAGCCCTTCATACAGACCCTCCCCACTTGTAGCACAAGCACTCTGAATATACCTGTAACAGAATAGAAAGTAGGACCACGCTTATCGGCTATTCTTCTCCAGCAAGCAAAACATCAACGAGGTATAAAATCAGCAAAGGGGCAAATACCAGTGTCGCTGACGCAGAGAGTGGAGACCAAGTTTATCTGTTATTTCAGCAGCATTCATGGCATTGGGCAGGTCTTGCTTGTTAGCAAAAACAAGCAATACAGCATTGCGCAGCTCATCCTAGTAAAGAGTTAAAAAAAAACAATTACTATGGGAATTAACATCATGGAGATAAAACTCAAAAGAATGAATGTGGTCATAAGTTATTATTGGTGCAAAGCCAAGTTCTAAAAATCGCTGTATGTAAAGCATAGTTGTTTGGAACATTATACTATATCTTTGGCGAATTACTGAAGGTAATGTTGAAAAATTATATATACATGAATTCCTGAAggttggtgtgtgtgtgtgtgtgtgtgtacagaAGATAAGACAATCCAACATTACAACAGGTATATGCACTTGCCTCATTCAGCATTCTGTGGAGCTCATCTCTCGCCTCCGCAATACGATCTCTGTCGTTGCTGTCAACAACAAAGATAAGGCCCTGAGTGTTCTGGAAGTAGTGCCTCCACAAAGGCCTTATCTGTTTTGAAAATGGCAGACATAAATGGTCAGCTTAACTTTACATAAAATAGGCCCATCATCTCAAGACTTGACAAGGAAACACTTTACTAACTGTAATCAGGTGATTATCATTTCACTTATGTGAGCGCAAACAAGGAAACAACAACTAAGTAGGAAGTCGGTGTTTTTAAGAACCAATAAGTTCTACGAAGAAAAAAGAGTAAAACCCTCACCTTGTCCTGGCCCCCGACATCCCAAACAGTGAAGCTGATGTTCTTGTACTCAACAGTCTCCACATTGAACCCTGCATTGTGCACACAAATTTTCAAAATGCTGCCATCAGCAATGTAATCCTCCTACTTGTGATTCCCAAGAATAATGGAAACAAGATAGCTAAGCAACCACAACATTAACCTATACCGCCCTACATGTGTTGACAAAGTAAAGATAAATTGCATGAAGCCATGAACAATTAAACATCGTTGAATTTGCAGGTATTCCACTAGTAACAAGAAGTGACATCTTCAAATAGACAGTTTGACCAGACCGTTGCCCTGGAGCCATACTGCAATAGAAGACCCTGACTAGATCGCTGCCAATTGTTAGCCTCTTAAGTGTGAATTGCTACTTTTCTCTACCACTACTTATTACTATTATGGTCAAAAGTCAAAAGCATGCATGTTTGCTCCACATGGAATCTAGGACAAGCTTATATTAGTGACTTGAACCGTTGGACATAACAAAAACATCTACAAATCAAACGAGACTAGCTCAGAATTCTTGATTGCAAGTCTACATATAACGAGGACAACGTATGTGGGGAGGAAATAGAGGCAAACAAAGCTAGTACAGCAGCGAGACGACATGATTCAATTCGCACAAGTGCATAAACCAACTGGTACCAGCACAAAGATGAACGTACTATGTCAGACATAAGTGAAATAACGTATGTGTATGCCCTGGAGCCATACTGCAATAGAAGACTCTGACTGGACCGCTGCCAATTGTTTGCCTCTTAGGTGCGAACTGCTACTTTTCTCTACTTATATTTATTATTATGGTCAAAAGTCGAAAGTACGCATGTTTGCTCCACATGGAATCTAGGCCAAAGGTAATACTTGATTGCAAGTGTCAAACATACAAGGAGGGCAACGTATGCAACGGAGAATCAGAGACAAACAAAGCTAATACAACAGAGAGATGACGTGGTTCAATTGGTACAGGTACAAAATCCATGGTTGCAAGCACGTAAACCATCTGGTACCAGCACAAAAATCTAGCGCACTAGGTCAGACAGAAGCGAAATAAAGTAGTAGTCCATATGTACGCGCGTAACCCCACTTTTACTTCATCTGAAGCTACTGGTGTTGGAAGAAATCTAATCGAGCCGACCGTTCTTTTGACCGAAAGAAAGGAATTGAAGCAGAAGAGAGCAGCGTGGTGAGTACCGATGGTGGGGATGGTGGTGACGATCTCGCCGAGCTTGAGCTTGTAGAGGATGGTGGTCTTGCCGGCGGCGTCGAGGCCGACCATGAGGATCCGCATCTCCTTCTTGGCGAACAGCGCCCCGAAGAGCGACGAGAAGGAGAGCCCCATCGTCGATctacctcctccgcctcctccgctcgGATGGAATCGCCCGAAGCAAGAAGCGAGCAGAGGCTTGAGGTTGAGGGGAAGGAAGATGCAGGCAGCCAAGGTGTGGTTGGTTGGTTGGCTTAGGAGAGAAGAAGGGTCAAGAGAGAGCGTGCGTGCTTCCTACGCGAGGACAGCGACGGGATTCGTTTtggctggcgtgtgggccccgcgTGTCAGCGAGATGGGACGGGAGATTCCCGCACCGCACGGTGGGTTTGTGGGGCGAGGGTGTCGGTGAGTTGGTGGAAGCTTTCATGGGGTAGGTAGTGTCtttcctccgccgccgcttcaCCTGTTGCCACGCcgctcgacggcggcggaggatgaATGCCTGGGCCGTGGAGCAGCAAGCGGGTGGCGGCCGACggatctgccggagaggggactcgtcctcgccggcgtcgGTCCATCGGCCGATTCGGGGTCCCATCTCGGTTCGTGTCTCCTTGTTATCCTATCAATTTCGGCGTGCTCAATTTGCTTCTCAGTTATGTTCTACTTCTACTCCTCTGATCCGtattagttgccactaatataAATGTATATACATTTTACTTCTAGATTATATCTATATTAGTGCTAAGTATTATAAATTGGAGGGAGTACAGTATTGCAGAGATATGTTTTACAGTAATTTTTCTTaagagggttttttttttttttttgagaaaagggGTTCCCTCCATTTCCATTAAAGAAACCATTGAGTTCATTACAAGCTAacaaaggagaagaaaagaaacacaacgcAACGCAACATAAAAAAAAAGTCCGACCACCATTGCACATCTATCCAaattctttttcttttgctcATACAACAGTAACTTTGTAGCTTCCTCGCggagagaagtccaatttacccccctTAACTTGTCTCAAAGTTGAGCTTACAACCCTCAACTTTACTTTGGTTTAActttcaaccctgaattctaaaAACGGCTCAAAAATCACCCCTTGCATTGTTTTAAGCTGATTTTTCTTGTCACGTAATGTATTATATTAGTAAAATAGTGCGTACAATGTCTTTAACTCTATCCTTCAACTTCAACTCTTCCACCTGCCGGAATAAAAACGGCTCGCTGCGTTGCATGGGTGGTTGCCCCGTGCTGGTGGAAGGTTGGGCATGACAGGTGATGTAGAGGGCAGACGCCAGAGCCTGCTATTATTGTCCGGCGGAGGCACCCCTCCGTGGTCGTCATGGCCTCGTTCTAGGGAGGAAGACGATCATGATGAGGCATGGGGTGATCATGCGATATGGAGAGAGAAAGTACATGTACCGTGTATGTTGTATGTTGATGACTTGGCAGAGTATATAGAAAGAAAAACTACTAACTGGCGAGAAAAATCGGTTCAAAACATGTCAAAAAATGGTAGAAAGTTCAATTCCAAACGGTTTATAGAATTTAGGATTGAGGATTAAACCAAAGCAAAGTTGAAGGTTGTAACCTAAATTCTAAGACGAGTTTAGGGAATAAATTGGACTTTTCTCAGCCAAGTTTATCTTTTGCAACACTTCTCCTTCCAGCAGCCGGCGAAAAGAGAGATCATCCATGTACAGAAAAATGCAATCCACCGTCAGTTTGCGGTTCTCTGTACAATTGGCCTACAACCTTTCGCCGCCTGGAAGGTCTTACTTGATAGCCGCACGAACAGCCAGGCTCTCCAGATAAGCGCATGCCTGTTTTCCTCCTTTACCTTCAGAATCGCCCAAGAATACACCAACTGTCGTATTAGATCTGAAACAAGCATTATTCCTTGTTTTCTAAATAGCCCATAATATAGCAGCCACCTCCACAGTAACCAAAAAAATTCGGTTTTCCTAGAGTCTCTCATCCATCCACCCAGTAAATGTTGCACAGACACAGGTTTGTTTTTAAAGGAATTGACACAGCTTGCCAAATTCCAAATATATCTTGCAAGGGGGCAAGAGAAAAACAAGTGTATAATCGTTTCATTACCGCCACAGAATTGGCACTTCTCATCCCCCCTCCACCTTCTGAGCTGCAGCACGTCTTTCGCCAGAATATATTTTCTAACCGCTAACCACGTAAACACTTTGACTTTCATTGGAATTTTAAATCTCCACAAAGTTTAAATGAAAACCCCAAGGAATTCCATCTAAGATCTCTGTACATAGACCTTACAGAGAAACCTTTTGAATCCAACTTCCAAGTTAAGGAATCCTCTTCATTATTTAAACTAACGGTTCCTGCTTCAACCTTTCCCACAACCGCAAAGTTTCCCCTGTCAAAGTTCGCCTGAAATGCAAACATTGCAATCTAGAAGTCAACACAGTATGTACTGTGACTTCCGTCACTTCACATATCTTGTATAATTGACCGAATCTAATTGCAAAAGGTTTGATTCCCCGCCAAGGATCTTCTCGGAAACGAGTTGGCTTACCATTTCCTATCTTGCGATTGCAGGAGGAGTAGAAAAAATCTCGCACTTTAAGGAGTCCACGCCAAAACCAAGAGTCACCTTGAACTATTTGCACCCCAGACATAGTTTTCTCCTTTAAGTATTTGTTATTTACTAGTTTCTGCCAGAAACCATCAGTAGTCTCCATTTTCCAAAACCATTTACATAGTAGAGCAATATTCATACACCCCAAATCCTTAAACCCTAAGCCACCACATTCTTTTGGGGAACAAACTACCGGCCATTGGACCAAATGTGGTATTTCTTAACACCAAGGTTCTCCCCAAAGTAATCCAAAcgttttttttaactttttttggTAGGGAGTAAAAGGACATCATGTATACTGGGGTATTGTTGAGGATAGAATCAATAAGAATTAGCATCCCTCCAATGGCATATACTTCCCTTGCCAACAACTCAATCTACCTTCCATATTCTCCTCTACCTTATCCCAGTACTTAGTAAATTTTTCTCGAGAGGTGTATATCATGTTCTATGTATACGCACTATTGCAGCAGATGCTTTCTTCAGGTTCATATTAACTTGCTAGTGATAGTTTTTCCACCAAAACTGACTGTTTTGTAGTCACACTGAATGCAGTTGCATGCGATTGTACAAATAGCATGTTTGCTAACCACAGCAAGCACTCTCATGCGAAACATCACTACAACCAAAATCCATTAAAACAGAACAACAACACTTATGCCACTAGCTCAGTCACAGCGATGAAAGGCATATTCTACAGGTTGAGATAGTGGCAGAGATTACATGAAATGGAGTGGGTATCATCTTTTTTCCTCCTCTAGGGAGTGGAGCATTGCATCACTATTGCTGACGGCCACATCCTTTGCTCGATCCTGAAGAACCGCCCCTGACACCTCTGCGCCTACTAATGTTCCACCGGGAAAGCTCATTCTTGACATGCTGAAAAAGTTGTGTTCGTCCTCTGAAAGGTTGCAAACTCTGACCGAGCAGAGTATACAAGTTCTATCATGATGGCGATTCGTTGCTTGTGCCAGATTCTATAACCTCACGCACTTCCCCTTGAAGCTGGCTTTCCTCTGTTCTCTTCCCTGTACCATTTACTCAATCTCTGTTGAGTAACCTCTACCTGAAAAATTAGAACACAAACCATAATTGAGTATATCTGCTACACTCTTCCAGCACTAAATATATGTCCATACATAATGAACTTGTGTTTAATGGGTAAGCCATATGAAGACTGTGGGAACAATGTTTTAGTGTAGTGATGATCAAACAGTTAACCGCGCTAACCTGTTTATCCCAGTCAGTCCTAATTGTTATGCACAGAAGTACAATTGTTTGGACCAGTGTTCCGAGCAGCATGCCAACCCAAATGCCCTGTAGCCACAAACCAAGGAGAGTTAAAAAATAGGACCACAACTTAGATCCAAGAGGCACAAGGATAATGAGTACAGTAACTGATTGGCTGATACAGCAACATAGTCTTAAATAACTATCTTACCTTCACATGATAACCAAGAACATAACCTAGGATTGCTCCAAGAGGGATACCGATCAAGTAGTATGTTGTGATGTTAACATAGGCAACTACACTTTGCCAACCTGCTCCAACAGCAACACCTACCCAATGATAAAACGGGGTTATAGTTTCAGTAAACCAAGCAAATCTTTATGAAACATAAAGGCAAGTATTTTGCCTTGCTTCAGAAAAAAAGTAAACCAAATTAAATGATTGTAATTCAGTCAAATGCTGTAGCAAACCTGATAGCACTGGTTGAACACTGTTCAACAAGATGGAGAAGGCAAGCAGAGGCGACAGGTCAGAAACTGCAACAGCTACCTCTTCACTCGTGGTGAATATGTAGGAAAGATTTCCTCGGAACAAAAGGAAGACCACGAACAACACAACTCCTATTGAGAAAGAAGTGGCGACGACATTTTTGATGGCGAACTTTGCCCTTCTTGCACTTCCAGCTCCCAGCTCATTAGCCACACGCACTCTATAACACACCAAATCATTATCATCAATTTTCTGGAACTGTTTTGATCACATGATACATTAACGACAGGCTCTTAGATCAAGAAGTTACCCAGTGGCGGCCAAAAAGCCGATAGAAATCATCATCTCCCAACCATTGATGTTAAGGCTGCAGATAGAAGCCACAGTACTTAATTAGTTCATATGCAGCGACAAGGAAAATTATGCACGAGTGACTAGCCACCATTCTTTCAACTAATAGGAAATGTCCAGATTGGAAAACCAAAGCTTATGTAATAAACTTAAAAAACAATGGCATAGTGAAATGTGAAGTAAGGTATAGTAGTGAACATTACCATATTGAAAGTGCGTCCAGTGCAACCTCTGGATTTGCCATGTACCCTGTTAGGAGCACCAATATTGTGCTGTACCACAATTCCAGACTGAAGAAGTGGGCAGGGAAAAAAACACATGTGTTATTCCTAGTTGCATCCGAAATTTTGATATTGACAATAAATATGAAGCGTAGGTGCATACATTTGGGCTGTAAGTACATTGCTATACTAAAAATTTAAGCTTATTCTTACCAGAGCATCACACCAGAGGATAGAGAGAGCTTGAGGATGGGAACGAGGTCTGTGAGCGCCTCAGATGAGAACCCCGTCCACGTGAGAGGGCAGGCACCGCAGAACACAAAGATGAGCTGCCCTAGCGCAGGAACCCACATGGCGATGACCATGGAGGTCATGACCCCGGTAAGCCCAAGCTGGAACTTGACGGTCAAGAGCCACGACAGGAACAGATGGACGCCGAGGTTGGCAAATGCGAGGTAGGTGATGATTATGTTCTTGCTCTGCGCCTGCAGGTACATCTGGAGCGTGAAGTTGACGACGCTCGCGAAGGTGACGGGAATGTACCAGACGGAGATGACACCAGCGACGGCGGAGATCTTCGGGTCCTggccgatgaagacgaggagAGGCTCGGTGAATATGAATATGGGGAGCATGAGAATGGCGCAGCCGGTGAGGATGATCCAGGAGCGCTGCAGGTAGATGCCCATCATGTGGTACTGCTTCGCCCCGTACGACTGCCCGCACAGCGTCTCCAGCGCGCTCGCCATGCCCAGCTGCATTCAGTTGAAGCACGGTTAGTTAACTAACTGTTAAAACCATCATCGGCATTTTTCTCCATTTAAAAATTTGTTTCTGTGGCAGCGAAGACTCTGAAATCCGTGAACCAGTGCAAATTGCAATGGCAACTGCGCCGAAACAGACaggttgagattttgcatgaaaAAGTCTCTGGAAATGCTTGCCCAGGGGACGCGAACAAGCATGGTGTTAGTTAATTCAGACT encodes:
- the LOC124656355 gene encoding protein DETOXIFICATION 21-like, giving the protein MCLAHNPELDLDQVTAGVPSDANVNALLDAVNGYDIRHEEFYDKFVLPADEPLEAELQEKRDAEEEEESKAPLLEPRPPVAPAAAGEGSGSEAEQEAEEGLGRRLLDENRKLWKVAGPSICTRFSTFGVTVISQAFVGHIGPTELAAYALVSTVLMRFSNGILLGMASALETLCGQSYGAKQYHMMGIYLQRSWIILTGCAILMLPIFIFTEPLLVFIGQDPKISAVAGVISVWYIPVTFASVVNFTLQMYLQAQSKNIIITYLAFANLGVHLFLSWLLTVKFQLGLTGVMTSMVIAMWVPALGQLIFVFCGACPLTWTGFSSEALTDLVPILKLSLSSGVMLCLELWYSTILVLLTGYMANPEVALDALSICLNINGWEMMISIGFLAATGVRVANELGAGSARRAKFAIKNVVATSFSIGVVLFVVFLLFRGNLSYIFTTSEEVAVAVSDLSPLLAFSILLNSVQPVLSGVAVGAGWQSVVAYVNITTYYLIGIPLGAILGYVLGYHVKGIWVGMLLGTLVQTIVLLCITIRTDWDKQVEVTQQRLSKWYREENRGKPASRGSA